A single region of the Rhizobium sp. ARZ01 genome encodes:
- a CDS encoding ATP-binding protein, whose protein sequence is MSAHQYPFIDVAVHERVRLPFARGEAVVLFSTDMKSVLWANGRGAALFGYASIYDFLDAPTPVDVVFRQLAAAARQLPHKGLGRDLLLRIGSGFRGLPVSAHIERIALAPWQDAILFSTPVAQKDESAAARAASMLAGFDDPDTHMAVLDGEGAIVAASPGFAGLGISEDARRRMIETARRESDGLVKRPIPTGKGLLPAALGRVSLEPALNLLFAVETILGHLDADQEEIAASPTGTQDEDTAGQLAEATAVIAAEPPAPTTSQSAEEALLEGAISISSPEPEGVSSSAQSIEAQTAPDAQADSASAADDESIEVAAEPQSAQPPAAIESEETPFVFNPAARPVRFVWKIDADGIFSEISEEFAQAVGPRAAAVTGQPFVDVAHRFDFDTDGTITELLRRRDTWSGKTIHWPVEGTNLVVPVDLAALPTYSRDREFDGFRGFGIVRTTDAVEDSHGRGLKLAEPAQTIERESVATGSEIGAPADTTTIDVEALPEAEEQDGHEAAVTPPSLLDELLAEEEADGPPEASEASPESLLSGHGTPEPEDEFRGERPALRLVETRGRRHSEKIVQLDDRRGHSGTLSSGEQAAFREIARQLGESFGKRKPEDKPAASSEAETQPLVESESTAPLSIERKDDDLVGGARLDDETGAATSVSSAGKTVDDQDEMPGLEVGEHANDISPKPATITPPRTAMDYGLTASMVDTLPVALLIHAGDRLIHANPEFLTLTGFFSLAELERAGGLDVLLDQPESEDGEHSGTMLLRHADGESTLPVNARLQSVRWEDGTALMMAILPTAAAKRSTDASAKAIEPLTQSSDHDEMEALRDEATELRSILETATDGVVIVGHEGEIRSINRSASALFNYDDDEIRGRPFAMLFAHESQRAVLDYLAGLSGHGVASVLNDGREVIGREASGGFIPLFMTMGRLSSTSGFCAVIRDITQWKRTEEELRNAKRAAETANAHKSEFLARVSHEIRTPLNAIIGFSDMMASERFGPIGHPRYVEYANDIGRSGRHVLDIVNDLLDISKIEAGEMELDFTAVGLNETVSEAVSLVQPQANGQRVIIRTSLSTAVPPVVADLRSIKQIALNILSNAIRFTPSGGQIVVSTSYETNGSVVLRIRDTGVGMTRSELEQAMKPFRQVTTGPRKRGDGTGLGLPLTKAMVDANRANFSISSSPNEGTLVEVTFPSPRVLAV, encoded by the coding sequence ATGTCCGCTCATCAGTACCCCTTTATAGATGTCGCCGTTCACGAACGGGTGCGCCTGCCGTTCGCCCGTGGCGAAGCTGTGGTGCTGTTTTCGACAGACATGAAGAGTGTGCTGTGGGCGAACGGACGCGGGGCCGCCCTTTTTGGCTATGCCTCGATCTACGACTTCCTCGATGCACCGACGCCTGTGGACGTCGTCTTTCGTCAGCTTGCTGCTGCTGCACGTCAACTTCCCCACAAGGGCCTGGGGCGGGACTTGTTGCTTCGCATCGGCTCCGGCTTCAGAGGTCTGCCGGTCAGCGCCCATATCGAGCGCATCGCGCTCGCGCCCTGGCAAGACGCCATCCTGTTCAGCACGCCGGTCGCGCAGAAGGACGAGTCCGCGGCTGCACGCGCTGCGTCGATGCTTGCCGGCTTCGACGATCCGGACACGCACATGGCGGTGCTCGACGGCGAAGGCGCTATCGTCGCCGCCTCCCCCGGCTTTGCCGGCCTCGGCATCAGCGAGGATGCACGCCGACGGATGATCGAAACAGCACGCCGCGAAAGCGACGGGCTGGTAAAGCGGCCCATTCCCACCGGCAAGGGGTTGCTCCCCGCAGCGCTCGGTCGGGTTTCGCTGGAACCTGCGCTCAACCTCCTGTTCGCTGTGGAAACGATCCTCGGGCACCTGGATGCGGATCAGGAAGAGATCGCAGCGAGCCCGACGGGAACGCAGGACGAGGACACTGCTGGTCAACTGGCTGAAGCGACAGCGGTGATCGCTGCCGAACCTCCGGCTCCGACAACCTCACAGTCTGCTGAGGAGGCACTGCTGGAGGGTGCGATCTCCATTTCATCACCAGAGCCGGAAGGGGTTTCTTCGAGCGCGCAGTCAATTGAGGCTCAGACCGCGCCCGATGCGCAGGCTGATTCTGCGTCGGCCGCAGATGATGAAAGCATCGAGGTCGCTGCCGAACCGCAGTCGGCGCAACCTCCCGCAGCAATAGAGTCAGAAGAGACCCCGTTCGTCTTCAATCCCGCGGCCCGCCCCGTGCGCTTCGTCTGGAAGATCGACGCCGACGGTATTTTCAGCGAAATTTCCGAAGAGTTCGCCCAGGCGGTTGGTCCGCGTGCGGCTGCGGTGACCGGCCAGCCCTTTGTCGACGTTGCGCACCGTTTCGACTTCGATACCGATGGCACCATCACCGAACTGCTGCGCCGGCGCGATACCTGGTCGGGGAAGACGATCCATTGGCCGGTCGAAGGGACGAACCTGGTCGTGCCGGTCGATCTTGCAGCCCTTCCGACATATTCGCGCGATCGCGAGTTTGACGGCTTTCGCGGCTTCGGCATTGTGCGCACGACGGACGCCGTCGAAGATTCGCATGGCCGCGGCCTGAAACTTGCAGAGCCCGCACAGACCATAGAACGTGAGTCTGTCGCGACTGGTTCGGAGATCGGTGCGCCGGCGGATACAACAACAATCGATGTCGAAGCTTTGCCGGAGGCCGAGGAACAGGACGGGCACGAGGCGGCTGTGACGCCACCATCGCTACTGGACGAATTGCTCGCGGAAGAAGAAGCAGACGGGCCGCCCGAAGCATCCGAGGCATCGCCGGAAAGCCTGCTGAGCGGCCACGGCACACCCGAACCGGAAGACGAGTTCCGCGGCGAACGCCCTGCACTGCGGCTGGTGGAGACGCGTGGAAGACGGCATTCCGAAAAGATCGTCCAACTGGATGACCGGCGCGGCCACTCCGGCACGCTTTCCAGCGGCGAACAGGCGGCGTTCCGGGAGATTGCCCGACAGCTCGGCGAGAGCTTCGGCAAGCGCAAGCCGGAAGACAAGCCTGCAGCCTCCAGCGAGGCCGAAACCCAGCCGCTGGTCGAAAGCGAAAGCACTGCCCCCCTATCGATCGAGCGCAAGGACGACGACCTCGTCGGCGGCGCAAGGCTTGATGACGAAACGGGCGCGGCAACATCAGTTTCATCTGCAGGCAAGACAGTAGACGACCAGGACGAGATGCCTGGCCTCGAGGTCGGCGAGCACGCGAATGATATTTCCCCGAAGCCCGCGACGATAACACCGCCGCGCACAGCGATGGATTACGGCCTGACCGCTTCGATGGTCGACACGCTCCCGGTCGCGCTGCTGATACATGCAGGGGATCGGCTGATCCACGCAAACCCGGAGTTTCTGACCCTCACCGGCTTCTTTTCGCTTGCAGAACTCGAGCGGGCTGGCGGCCTGGACGTGCTGCTCGACCAGCCGGAATCGGAAGACGGGGAGCATTCCGGAACGATGTTGCTTCGTCACGCCGACGGCGAGAGCACCTTGCCCGTCAATGCCCGGCTGCAATCCGTGCGCTGGGAAGACGGCACGGCCTTGATGATGGCCATCCTGCCGACGGCCGCTGCCAAGCGCTCCACGGATGCCTCCGCCAAGGCGATCGAGCCTTTGACGCAATCCTCCGACCATGACGAGATGGAGGCGCTGCGCGACGAGGCAACCGAACTGCGTTCGATACTGGAGACCGCAACGGATGGCGTTGTCATCGTCGGACACGAAGGCGAAATCCGCTCGATCAACCGCTCTGCCAGCGCGCTTTTCAACTATGACGACGACGAGATCCGCGGAAGACCCTTCGCCATGCTCTTCGCCCACGAGAGCCAGAGAGCGGTGCTCGACTATCTGGCCGGCCTTTCCGGCCACGGGGTGGCGAGCGTACTGAACGACGGGCGGGAAGTTATCGGCCGCGAGGCCTCGGGCGGCTTCATTCCGCTCTTCATGACGATGGGGCGACTTTCCTCGACGAGCGGCTTCTGCGCCGTCATTCGTGATATCACACAGTGGAAGCGCACCGAGGAAGAGTTACGCAACGCTAAACGGGCGGCGGAAACTGCCAACGCCCACAAAAGCGAGTTTCTCGCCCGCGTGAGCCATGAAATCCGCACGCCGCTGAACGCGATCATCGGCTTCTCCGACATGATGGCCAGCGAGCGCTTCGGTCCGATCGGCCATCCGCGCTACGTGGAATACGCCAACGATATCGGCCGGTCGGGCCGGCACGTGCTCGACATCGTCAACGATCTTCTGGACATCTCCAAGATCGAGGCCGGGGAGATGGAACTCGATTTTACCGCCGTCGGCCTGAACGAGACCGTTTCTGAAGCGGTATCGCTGGTGCAGCCCCAGGCGAATGGCCAGCGCGTCATCATTCGGACGTCGCTTTCGACGGCTGTTCCTCCGGTCGTTGCCGATCTGCGTTCGATCAAGCAGATCGCGCTCAACATCCTGTCGAATGCGATCCGCTTCACGCCGTCCGGCGGCCAGATCGTCGTATCGACGTCCTATGAGACCAACGGCAGCGTCGTGCTTCGCATCCGCGATACCGGCGTCGGTATGACGCGGAGTGAACTGGAGCAGGCCATGAAGCCGTTCCGGCAGGTGACAACGGGACCGCGCAAGCGTGGCGACGGTACCGGGCTCGGCCTTCCGCTGACCAAGGCGATGGTCGATGCAAACCGTGCGAACTTCTCCATCAGTTCCAGCCCGAACGAGGGCACGCTCGTCGAGGTTACCTTTCCCTCGCCGCGCGTGTTGGCAGTCTGA
- a CDS encoding TRAP transporter large permease yields MITSAAFLVFMLVGVPIGICLCLVSVVYIFASGNPLLFQSFPTQLFGGVDSYGLIAIPLFVLIGEVMNGGGITKRIIEMTMAFIGSMKGGLAYVNLIANMFVASILGSATAQVAVMAQMMVPEMEKKGYDKTFAAGLTAYAGMLGPIIPPSIMFVVYSVLAQVPVGDMLAAGIVPGVLLTIAFCFIIAAMGFVYNYPRGERATLRERARTVLNALPTLLIPVIIVGSILSGLANPTEAAAVGAVAAVLVGRFWIGELKLSQLPTMLLRAGIYSAVVLFLVAAASVFSWVLVYGMVPQQVAGWVQTIASDPITFMLLVNVILLVIGTVIDGAPGLIMTVPILLPIATEVYGIDPIHFGVVVVINLVLGFLSPPVGLCFFVAAAVTGAKPGKMFIVTLPFFFVSCLVLVLLSVFPALSTFMSR; encoded by the coding sequence ATGATTACGAGCGCCGCATTTCTTGTGTTCATGCTGGTCGGCGTTCCGATCGGCATCTGCCTCTGCCTCGTCAGCGTGGTCTACATCTTCGCCTCCGGCAATCCGCTGCTCTTTCAGAGCTTCCCGACGCAGCTCTTCGGCGGTGTCGACAGTTACGGGCTGATCGCCATTCCGCTCTTCGTGCTGATCGGCGAGGTCATGAACGGCGGCGGCATCACCAAGCGCATCATCGAGATGACCATGGCCTTCATCGGCTCCATGAAGGGTGGTCTCGCCTATGTGAACCTGATCGCGAACATGTTCGTGGCCTCGATCCTCGGTTCGGCAACGGCGCAGGTCGCCGTTATGGCGCAGATGATGGTGCCGGAAATGGAGAAGAAGGGCTACGATAAGACCTTTGCCGCCGGCCTTACGGCCTATGCCGGTATGCTCGGCCCGATCATTCCGCCGTCCATCATGTTCGTGGTCTATAGTGTTCTCGCCCAGGTACCCGTCGGCGACATGCTGGCTGCCGGCATCGTGCCGGGCGTCCTGCTGACGATCGCGTTCTGCTTCATCATTGCGGCGATGGGCTTTGTCTACAACTATCCGCGTGGCGAACGGGCAACCTTGCGCGAACGTGCACGCACGGTTCTCAATGCGCTGCCGACGCTGCTGATCCCGGTGATCATCGTCGGTTCCATCCTGAGCGGCCTGGCCAATCCCACCGAGGCTGCCGCCGTCGGCGCCGTCGCCGCCGTGCTGGTCGGCCGCTTCTGGATCGGCGAACTTAAGCTGTCTCAACTCCCGACCATGTTGCTGCGGGCCGGGATCTACTCCGCTGTCGTGCTGTTCCTCGTCGCTGCGGCCAGTGTGTTCTCGTGGGTGCTCGTCTACGGCATGGTGCCGCAGCAGGTTGCGGGCTGGGTCCAGACCATTGCATCCGACCCGATCACCTTCATGCTGCTGGTCAACGTCATCCTGCTGGTCATCGGCACTGTCATCGACGGCGCGCCCGGCCTGATCATGACGGTACCGATCCTGCTGCCGATTGCCACCGAGGTCTATGGTATCGACCCGATCCATTTCGGCGTGGTCGTGGTGATCAACCTCGTGCTCGGCTTCCTGTCGCCGCCGGTCGGGCTGTGCTTCTTCGTCGCCGCTGCCGTGACGGGGGCCAAGCCTGGCAAGATGTTCATCGTCACGCTGCCCTTTTTCTTCGTGTCGTGCCTGGTGCTCGTCCTTCTCTCGGTCTTCCCGGCACTCTCGACCTTCATGTCCCGATAA
- a CDS encoding GntR family transcriptional regulator → MATTLKHRTLSGALLEEIRQAILSGHYSAGSQLRQDALAEAYGVSRIPIREALFHLEAEGLVRIVPQKGAVVSELSQAEIDDVFELRALLEPRLFRRSAPLLSSADFQQLEEIQATYVGAIRGGEINRYGQLNAQLHVALYQRANLPRTQQIVASLLQTSDRYTRVQLSSADAMKRAMEEHAELIRLSRGGDFEVAAQLLEAHLVAVKTDLLAVLKGQN, encoded by the coding sequence ATGGCTACGACTCTGAAACACCGCACGCTTTCTGGCGCACTGCTCGAGGAAATCCGGCAGGCCATTCTCTCCGGCCACTATTCTGCGGGAAGTCAGCTGCGGCAGGACGCGCTGGCCGAAGCCTATGGCGTCAGCCGCATCCCCATCCGCGAGGCGCTGTTCCATCTCGAGGCGGAGGGGCTGGTGCGGATCGTGCCGCAGAAGGGTGCGGTCGTCTCAGAGCTCTCGCAGGCGGAGATCGACGACGTATTCGAGCTGCGCGCGCTTCTGGAGCCGCGGCTTTTCCGCCGCTCCGCCCCACTATTGTCGAGCGCGGATTTCCAGCAACTGGAGGAGATCCAGGCAACCTACGTCGGCGCGATCAGGGGTGGGGAAATCAATCGGTATGGGCAACTGAACGCCCAGTTGCATGTCGCACTTTACCAGCGCGCAAACCTGCCCCGCACACAGCAGATCGTCGCGTCGCTTCTTCAGACCAGCGACCGGTACACCCGGGTTCAGCTATCGAGCGCCGATGCGATGAAGCGCGCAATGGAAGAACACGCAGAGCTCATTCGCCTGAGCCGGGGCGGCGACTTCGAGGTGGCGGCACAGCTTTTGGAAGCCCACCTCGTTGCGGTCAAAACCGACCTGCTGGCGGTTCTCAAGGGGCAGAACTGA
- a CDS encoding phasin produces the protein MAAKKTDDVFSIAAFDPAKVSESFRDFAEKGATQSKEAYAKLKTAAEDATKVVEATLENAQTGTVELGLAAIEALRTNAENSLSHMEALLGVKSVSELFELQTAFLRKQAEVVVEQAKSMQEATKKVAEKVAEPGKSAAEKALKTFKVA, from the coding sequence ATGGCTGCCAAGAAGACCGATGACGTATTTTCCATTGCCGCTTTCGACCCGGCAAAGGTATCCGAAAGCTTCCGCGACTTCGCCGAAAAGGGCGCGACCCAGTCGAAGGAAGCCTATGCCAAGCTGAAGACCGCCGCCGAGGATGCGACGAAGGTCGTTGAGGCGACGCTCGAGAACGCCCAGACCGGCACCGTCGAGCTCGGCCTTGCCGCGATCGAGGCGCTGCGCACCAATGCCGAGAACTCGCTTTCGCATATGGAGGCGCTGCTCGGCGTAAAGTCCGTCTCTGAACTGTTCGAGCTCCAGACTGCCTTCCTGCGCAAGCAAGCTGAAGTCGTCGTCGAGCAGGCAAAGAGCATGCAGGAAGCCACCAAGAAGGTTGCCGAAAAGGTTGCCGAGCCCGGCAAGTCGGCTGCGGAAAAGGCGCTGAAGACCTTCAAGGTCGCCTGA
- a CDS encoding TRAP transporter substrate-binding protein has protein sequence MTLTRRTLIRNSALGAAAFTLGAPSVLRAQEARILRLGITTPPGHPWNNAALKVGEALKAETNGRLSIEVFPANQLGTEAAMLQQMQSGALDLGWIMTAELGSRIPTVAAINAPWVVDSTAKVAKLVRDPIAMKLLDVLPAETGTIGLAWGITTMRVVFSAKEINGLDDLKGMKLRINTTPAYRDFYQLLGAAPTPIPTPQVFDAMSNGQVDGLEADLDLSWNQRFDKVAKTMLKMNAIFMPVVALASGRVWKTLPEADRELISKVTKTALDAQIDATVDNEPKLLEQFAAASIPIKDVQVADAEKIIAEYDKIWLPQAPILADLRKVGATL, from the coding sequence ATGACGCTTACACGCCGTACTTTGATCCGCAATTCCGCACTCGGTGCCGCCGCCTTCACGCTGGGCGCACCGTCGGTGCTGCGCGCCCAGGAGGCGCGCATTCTCCGCCTCGGCATTACCACCCCTCCTGGCCACCCCTGGAACAATGCCGCTCTGAAAGTCGGCGAGGCGCTCAAGGCCGAAACCAACGGCCGTCTGTCAATCGAAGTCTTCCCGGCCAACCAGTTGGGTACTGAAGCAGCCATGCTGCAGCAGATGCAGAGCGGCGCCCTCGACCTCGGCTGGATCATGACGGCCGAACTCGGCTCGCGCATTCCCACGGTTGCCGCGATCAACGCCCCGTGGGTTGTCGATTCCACTGCCAAGGTCGCCAAGCTTGTCCGTGATCCGATCGCCATGAAGCTGCTCGACGTTCTGCCGGCGGAAACCGGCACGATCGGGCTGGCCTGGGGCATCACCACCATGCGCGTGGTCTTCTCGGCCAAGGAGATCAACGGCCTTGACGATCTCAAGGGCATGAAGCTGCGCATCAACACGACGCCCGCCTACCGCGATTTCTACCAGCTGCTGGGCGCAGCACCGACGCCGATCCCGACCCCGCAAGTATTCGACGCCATGTCCAACGGCCAGGTGGACGGTCTCGAGGCCGACCTGGACCTCTCGTGGAACCAGCGTTTCGACAAGGTTGCCAAGACCATGCTGAAGATGAATGCGATCTTCATGCCCGTCGTTGCGCTCGCCTCCGGTCGCGTCTGGAAGACCCTGCCGGAAGCCGACCGCGAACTGATCAGCAAGGTCACCAAAACGGCACTCGACGCCCAGATCGACGCGACGGTGGACAACGAGCCGAAGCTGCTCGAACAGTTTGCCGCTGCATCGATACCGATCAAGGACGTGCAGGTTGCCGATGCGGAGAAGATCATCGCTGAATACGACAAAATCTGGCTGCCGCAGGCACCGATCCTGGCGGACCTGCGGAAGGTTGGCGCTACTCTCTGA
- a CDS encoding TRAP transporter small permease subunit, which produces MTKPAAAGGIIAPAARFVVRLSEGVLAIEKVAVGGLMAVLTGLILMNVVTRYTGMPLYWVDEAAVYAMVWLAFIGGSALTRLRLDFSMTLLTERLSPPAARRMQIVASLLLIAFAIALAAMCYVWLDPVGIARAGFDAKAYAAESFNFLYTERTQTLSWPTWAVNLVVPLFAITMTLHGLANIVEDLGWSERRTHPEFKTAEGIN; this is translated from the coding sequence ATGACTAAACCGGCCGCCGCAGGCGGAATAATCGCGCCCGCGGCACGCTTCGTCGTGCGTCTCTCGGAAGGTGTCCTTGCGATCGAGAAGGTCGCCGTCGGTGGCCTCATGGCCGTGCTGACCGGCCTGATCCTGATGAACGTCGTCACCCGCTACACCGGCATGCCGCTCTACTGGGTCGATGAGGCGGCCGTGTACGCCATGGTCTGGCTGGCCTTCATTGGTGGCTCTGCGCTCACGCGCCTGCGCCTTGATTTTTCCATGACCTTGCTGACGGAGCGGCTTTCGCCCCCGGCGGCGCGCCGCATGCAGATTGTGGCATCCCTGCTGCTGATCGCATTTGCAATCGCCCTGGCGGCCATGTGCTACGTCTGGCTCGATCCCGTTGGGATCGCCAGGGCCGGCTTTGATGCCAAGGCCTATGCCGCCGAGAGCTTCAACTTCCTCTACACCGAGCGCACGCAGACACTGAGCTGGCCGACCTGGGCGGTCAATCTCGTGGTTCCGCTGTTTGCAATCACCATGACGCTGCATGGCCTTGCCAACATTGTGGAGGATCTCGGTTGGTCTGAACGGCGGACGCATCCGGAATTCAAGACTGCCGAGGGGATCAACTGA
- a CDS encoding iron ABC transporter permease, whose amino-acid sequence MPIIAIVLIASGGSGSDWPHLFNNVLPRATLRTLLLLAGVAAATAVTGVITAWLTASCEFPLRRLLSVFLVLPLAIPSYLSAYAFGEFLDYTGPVQTALRSIFGFTTSRDYWFPEIRTTGGAVLVLGCVLYPYIYLAARAMFLMQGRAAADVARTLGASPLAVFAKVQIPMARPAIMVGLTLVSMETLNDIGAVEYLGVQTLTFSIFDTWLNRGSLAGAAQIACVMLVFVAALLFIERAARRSQRFTSSKTTAAVADSIRLNLLGWKRWAAMIACLLPPLFGFAIPVLVLGSYAIKRLDQFASLRLLSALWHSVLISFSTACVAVLLAFLLAYAARAARSPLTTIAGRLASFGYGVPGTVLAMGVLIPLARFDNGISALTRDWFGFSTGLLLSGSGFAIIYACTVRFLTMAEGTIDAGFHKLSPHLDMAARTLGRTSAQAFRSVLLPMMRPATLTAALLVFIEAMKELSATIMLRPFNFNTLATLVYEDASRAKVEDASVAAIIIVAAGLVPVFLVSRSLSADNDGR is encoded by the coding sequence ATGCCGATCATCGCAATCGTCCTGATCGCATCTGGCGGTTCGGGCAGCGACTGGCCACACCTCTTCAACAATGTCCTGCCGCGCGCGACCCTGCGAACATTGCTGCTCCTTGCCGGCGTCGCGGCCGCGACCGCGGTGACCGGCGTGATAACGGCATGGCTCACGGCCAGTTGCGAGTTTCCGTTGCGCCGCCTGCTCTCGGTGTTCCTCGTACTACCGTTGGCGATACCGTCCTATCTTTCCGCATACGCCTTCGGCGAGTTCCTGGACTACACCGGCCCGGTGCAGACCGCCTTGCGCTCCATTTTCGGCTTCACGACCAGTCGGGATTACTGGTTCCCAGAGATCCGAACGACCGGTGGGGCCGTGCTGGTCCTCGGGTGCGTGCTTTACCCCTACATCTACCTCGCCGCGCGGGCGATGTTCCTGATGCAGGGGCGCGCCGCCGCCGATGTTGCGCGCACGCTCGGAGCCAGCCCCCTCGCCGTCTTCGCCAAGGTGCAGATCCCGATGGCCCGTCCGGCTATCATGGTCGGCCTGACGCTCGTTTCCATGGAAACGCTCAACGACATCGGCGCCGTCGAATACCTCGGCGTGCAGACGCTCACCTTTTCGATATTCGACACCTGGCTCAATCGCGGCAGCCTTGCCGGTGCCGCGCAGATTGCCTGCGTTATGCTCGTCTTCGTCGCCGCCCTGCTTTTCATCGAGCGCGCCGCACGCCGCAGTCAACGCTTCACCAGCAGCAAGACGACAGCCGCGGTCGCCGACTCGATCCGGCTGAACCTTCTTGGCTGGAAGCGATGGGCCGCCATGATCGCCTGCCTGCTTCCACCACTGTTCGGTTTTGCGATTCCGGTTCTCGTCCTCGGCTCCTATGCCATAAAGCGACTGGATCAGTTCGCCTCGCTCCGCCTCCTGTCGGCACTCTGGCACAGCGTGCTGATCTCATTTTCAACCGCATGCGTCGCAGTCCTGCTCGCCTTTCTGCTCGCCTATGCGGCGCGCGCGGCGCGATCTCCGCTCACAACGATCGCCGGGCGCCTCGCCTCGTTCGGATACGGCGTGCCGGGAACCGTGCTCGCCATGGGCGTGCTCATCCCGCTTGCGCGGTTTGATAACGGCATCTCTGCGCTGACGCGCGACTGGTTCGGCTTCTCGACAGGGCTGCTGCTTTCCGGCAGCGGATTCGCCATCATCTATGCCTGTACCGTTCGTTTTCTCACCATGGCCGAGGGGACGATCGACGCCGGCTTCCACAAGCTCTCCCCACACCTCGACATGGCCGCGCGAACCTTGGGCCGGACAAGCGCGCAGGCTTTCCGTTCCGTCTTGCTGCCAATGATGCGGCCGGCGACGCTGACGGCAGCATTGCTCGTTTTCATCGAAGCAATGAAGGAACTGTCGGCAACGATCATGTTGCGGCCCTTCAATTTCAATACGCTGGCGACACTCGTCTACGAGGATGCCTCGCGGGCAAAGGTGGAGGATGCGTCGGTTGCAGCGATCATCATCGTCGCGGCTGGACTTGTGCCCGTATTCCTGGTGTCGCGCTCACTGAGCGCCGACAACGACGGTCGATAA